Proteins co-encoded in one Marinomonas sp. IMCC 4694 genomic window:
- a CDS encoding HrgA protein — MGWLLVLQDALILNTESLYDSQILIPAKERSRVDWQSANRIVTENSDFHHYIEQVSIYNQTGRLTKSAWNKQPRP, encoded by the coding sequence ATGGGTTGGCTATTAGTTTTGCAAGATGCTCTAATACTTAATACTGAATCGCTTTATGATAGCCAAATATTGATTCCTGCGAAAGAACGCAGCCGAGTGGATTGGCAATCGGCTAATCGCATTGTCACGGAAAACAGCGATTTCCATCATTACATTGAACAAGTCAGCATCTACAACCAAACAGGACGATTAACTAAAAGCGCTTGGAATAAACAACCAAGGCCGTAA
- a CDS encoding AAA family ATPase produces the protein MINDFKLENYGPITQVEGCALGQINLFLGKNSQGKTFLLKALYSAIRSHEEAHRGNNNQDFSDALSDKLYWTFQTDKIGDIVAKGDKKKLTASITLSDKSSLLFSFGSDTTKKISPQLNNLTKRDANSVFLPPKEVLSLMDVIHKSTEVDKIFGFDATYSDLVKALKLPTQRGKNHAAFADSRRKLEGIFDGKVEFDGNSNSWVYKKGKSKYSIMSTAEGIKKIAILDTLLGNRFLDKDSIVFIDEPESALHPTAIIELLDIIAVLAEAGIQFFIATHSYYVIKKLLLIANKKQMPIPTFMAQEGGTWEQSCLLRDGLPDNEIINESVRLFEEEFEGSFK, from the coding sequence ATGATCAATGATTTCAAATTAGAAAATTATGGGCCTATCACTCAGGTAGAAGGATGTGCCTTAGGTCAAATTAACTTATTTCTTGGTAAAAACAGCCAAGGAAAAACTTTTCTTTTAAAAGCTTTATACAGTGCCATTCGTAGTCATGAAGAAGCACATCGAGGCAATAATAATCAAGACTTTTCAGATGCTCTCAGCGACAAACTTTATTGGACGTTTCAAACAGATAAAATTGGCGATATTGTTGCCAAGGGTGATAAGAAAAAGCTGACAGCATCGATTACCCTAAGCGATAAAAGTTCATTGCTGTTTAGCTTTGGTAGTGATACGACCAAGAAAATATCTCCTCAGCTTAACAATCTGACCAAGCGGGATGCTAATTCCGTTTTTCTCCCTCCAAAAGAAGTCTTGTCGTTGATGGATGTGATTCATAAATCGACAGAAGTAGATAAGATTTTTGGCTTTGATGCGACGTATTCAGACCTTGTTAAAGCATTGAAACTGCCCACTCAAAGAGGTAAGAATCATGCGGCGTTTGCGGATTCTCGAAGAAAACTAGAAGGAATATTTGATGGCAAGGTTGAATTTGATGGCAATAGTAACAGCTGGGTTTATAAAAAAGGAAAGTCCAAATACTCTATTATGTCTACGGCCGAGGGCATCAAAAAAATTGCAATATTAGATACATTATTAGGTAATCGTTTTCTTGATAAAGACTCCATTGTTTTTATCGACGAACCAGAGTCTGCCCTACACCCTACCGCGATTATCGAACTACTCGATATTATTGCGGTATTGGCCGAGGCTGGCATTCAGTTTTTTATCGCCACTCATTCTTATTATGTGATTAAAAAGCTACTACTTATCGCCAATAAAAAGCAGATGCCTATCCCAACTTTTATGGCACAAGAAGGTGGCACTTGGGAGCAAAGCTGTTTGTTAAGAGATGGCTTACCCGATAACGAGATTATTAACGAGTCAGTTCGTTTGTTTGAGGAAGAATTTGAAGGAAGCTTCAAATGA
- a CDS encoding transposase, which translates to MNATTPQQIMQRWQIVQGQLIPALHQEIGLLTPKLEKLIHILEWSRIEEFVTRFSYRTGRPPHELAWLANAFVAKVVLGLTTTVHLIERLNMDKALQRICGFPLHKKLPSASTFSRAFETFAKDKLAERAHEVLIKMHFGDRLIGHISRDGTAIKVRERPQKIDKVDTDKPKLKGRPRKDKDEKRPIKFNVARQRTQCLEEMLNEIPVDCRRGTKCNAQGYKNSWNGYKLHLDIADCGVPISALLSSASMHDSRAAIPLSHISAARVTNLYDLMDAAYCSIDLHEHSRELGHVPLIDHNPRGGEKEEFEPADTVRYRERSGAERANGRLKDEFGGRHIWVRGEVKVMSHLMFGILVLSVDQLLRLRQ; encoded by the coding sequence ATGAATGCTACGACGCCCCAACAAATAATGCAACGCTGGCAAATCGTTCAAGGCCAATTGATTCCTGCTTTACACCAAGAAATAGGCTTGTTGACCCCAAAACTTGAAAAACTGATTCATATCTTGGAATGGTCTCGCATCGAAGAGTTTGTGACACGCTTTTCGTATCGGACGGGGCGTCCTCCCCATGAACTCGCTTGGTTAGCCAACGCGTTTGTTGCCAAGGTAGTGCTTGGGCTTACCACCACGGTGCATCTAATAGAACGCCTAAACATGGACAAAGCATTACAGCGAATCTGTGGATTTCCGCTTCATAAGAAACTGCCCTCAGCCTCGACTTTTTCTCGTGCGTTCGAGACGTTTGCCAAAGATAAGTTGGCCGAACGTGCCCACGAGGTGCTGATCAAAATGCACTTTGGAGATCGTCTCATTGGGCATATCAGCCGAGACGGGACGGCGATTAAGGTGAGAGAACGTCCACAAAAGATCGACAAAGTGGACACGGATAAACCTAAGCTTAAAGGGCGGCCCCGCAAGGACAAAGATGAAAAACGCCCGATCAAATTCAATGTGGCACGGCAACGTACCCAATGCCTAGAAGAGATGCTTAATGAGATCCCGGTTGATTGCCGTCGTGGCACAAAATGCAATGCTCAAGGCTATAAAAACAGCTGGAATGGCTACAAACTGCATCTAGACATTGCAGACTGTGGCGTCCCCATCTCCGCTTTGCTGTCCTCAGCCTCCATGCATGACAGCCGTGCCGCCATCCCTCTGTCTCACATCAGTGCGGCGAGGGTGACCAACCTTTATGATCTGATGGACGCCGCCTACTGCAGTATTGACCTGCATGAGCACAGTAGAGAGTTAGGGCATGTGCCCCTGATAGATCACAACCCCAGAGGGGGCGAGAAAGAAGAATTTGAACCCGCCGATACGGTGCGTTATCGGGAACGTTCGGGCGCAGAACGAGCCAATGGCCGACTCAAGGATGAGTTCGGAGGTCGACACATCTGGGTACGTGGTGAGGTAAAAGTCATGAGTCACCTGATGTTTGGCATTTTAGTACTGAGTGTCGATCAACTGCTTCGACTGCGGCAATAA
- a CDS encoding macro domain-containing protein, with the protein MITYQSGNILHDQADAIINTVNTVGVMGKGLALQFKKAFPENFNVYKKACDDKSLQTGQVLSVPLGDMSAPFYIINFPTKSHWKGKSKLEYIEQGLESLKSEVIRLGLNSVAIPALGSGLGGLPWNQVEALIEKSLSELPNVTWVIYPPQAAPNADAMPNKTTRPKMTVGRAAVLGLIDRYVSTGFEYRLSLLEVQKLVYFLTLAGEPLNKVVFQKHHYGPYADVLRHVLERMEGHFITGYADGLNKPETPIELKEKAAEEALTFLDKNIETKQRFDKVAELIEGFESQNGMGLLSTVHWVATQEFDHTDISNEELIYKIHSWNPRKAQMKPAHILAAFERLRQKEWLGLKVHAA; encoded by the coding sequence ATGATTACTTATCAATCTGGAAATATATTGCACGACCAAGCCGATGCTATTATCAATACAGTCAATACCGTTGGCGTGATGGGCAAGGGTTTAGCTCTGCAGTTTAAAAAAGCATTTCCAGAAAACTTCAACGTTTACAAAAAAGCATGCGACGATAAATCCCTTCAGACAGGCCAAGTTCTTTCTGTGCCATTGGGAGATATGAGCGCTCCTTTCTACATCATTAACTTTCCTACTAAGTCTCACTGGAAAGGTAAATCTAAACTAGAATACATTGAACAAGGCCTAGAAAGCCTAAAGTCGGAAGTAATCCGCTTGGGCCTCAACTCGGTTGCTATTCCTGCACTGGGTAGCGGTTTGGGTGGTTTGCCATGGAATCAAGTAGAAGCTCTGATAGAGAAGTCGCTTTCTGAATTACCCAATGTGACATGGGTAATTTACCCGCCACAAGCTGCACCAAATGCCGACGCTATGCCTAATAAGACCACACGCCCAAAAATGACAGTGGGTAGAGCCGCCGTTTTAGGCTTAATCGATCGTTATGTATCAACAGGGTTTGAGTACCGACTCTCACTGCTCGAAGTTCAAAAACTCGTATACTTTTTGACTCTTGCAGGTGAACCGTTGAACAAAGTGGTTTTTCAAAAACATCATTACGGCCCATACGCTGACGTATTACGCCATGTACTTGAAAGAATGGAAGGACACTTCATAACAGGCTATGCCGACGGTTTAAACAAGCCAGAAACACCCATTGAACTGAAAGAGAAAGCCGCTGAAGAAGCACTTACGTTCCTTGATAAGAACATTGAGACAAAACAACGATTCGACAAGGTGGCTGAACTGATCGAAGGGTTTGAATCCCAAAATGGCATGGGACTTTTATCTACGGTTCATTGGGTAGCGACACAAGAATTCGACCATACAGACATTTCAAATGAAGAGCTCATATACAAAATACACAGCTGGAACCCAAGAAAAGCACAAATGAAACCAGCACACATACTTGCCGCCTTCGAAAGACTAAGACAAAAAGAGTGGTTGGGGCTGAAAGTTCACGCTGCATGA
- a CDS encoding helix-turn-helix transcriptional regulator gives MGVKHETLFRTLAMLRIIPKEPRYKATSTIHVALEEKGFKVSLRTVQRDLNSMVLHLPVSYVESDGEYRWSLSSSFTDFKLGLDTPTALTLVLAQEYLSVLLPKMAVDQIKPQFQAAQQYLNSLPSNHYSDWGNRVKAIPNSKTLISAQIKSGIWETVSEAVLEEYAVDVTYLSRHEKEPKNYTLHPQGIVVRNSVTYLLATAKEYDEIRQFSLHRFQQVERSDKTFRSLEDFNLNEYIDQGGFSYRQSQQPIQLVARVKSEVAWLLSETPLSGDQELSHIEGCWYQLTATISDDKQTLWWIQGYGAEIDVQKPVKWREYIHNNAKEVLGLNSAEENSQG, from the coding sequence ATGGGCGTCAAACACGAAACTTTATTTCGTACATTAGCAATGTTACGAATCATACCGAAAGAGCCGAGATACAAGGCAACCTCAACGATTCATGTCGCTTTAGAAGAAAAAGGCTTTAAAGTTTCATTACGAACGGTTCAACGCGATCTAAATTCAATGGTATTGCATCTGCCAGTATCATACGTTGAAAGTGATGGGGAGTATCGATGGAGCTTATCAAGTAGCTTTACAGATTTTAAACTAGGCCTTGATACTCCAACTGCATTGACTTTAGTTTTGGCTCAAGAATATCTTTCTGTATTATTGCCCAAAATGGCAGTTGATCAAATAAAGCCACAATTTCAAGCCGCTCAACAATACCTAAACTCCTTACCATCGAATCATTATTCAGATTGGGGTAATCGGGTCAAAGCCATTCCCAATAGTAAAACCTTGATATCAGCTCAAATCAAAAGTGGAATATGGGAGACAGTCTCAGAAGCTGTGCTGGAAGAGTATGCCGTTGATGTTACCTACCTAAGTCGCCACGAAAAAGAGCCAAAGAACTACACACTTCACCCTCAAGGAATTGTTGTGCGCAACAGTGTTACTTACTTGCTGGCCACAGCGAAAGAGTATGATGAGATTCGTCAATTCTCCCTACATAGGTTTCAGCAGGTTGAGCGCTCAGATAAAACTTTTCGATCATTGGAAGATTTTAATCTCAATGAATACATTGATCAAGGAGGGTTCAGCTACAGACAGTCTCAACAACCTATTCAGCTGGTAGCGCGGGTAAAGAGTGAAGTTGCTTGGTTGTTATCAGAAACACCGCTCAGTGGAGATCAAGAACTATCCCACATTGAAGGTTGCTGGTACCAGCTTACTGCAACCATTTCTGATGATAAGCAGACACTTTGGTGGATACAAGGGTACGGAGCAGAAATTGACGTTCAGAAACCAGTAAAATGGCGAGAGTATATTCATAATAATGCAAAAGAAGTCCTTGGATTAAATAGTGCAGAAGAAAATAGCCAAGGTTAA
- the tnpC gene encoding IS66 family transposase, with translation MNDATYRPILPFKNTDLLHTNEVEKLRAEVEAMSSRIRQYEAEVWALKRELFGPKSERRGLLTPDQQALADIVGPMSVEPALVEEVTSSVPVKSEPSTARGKAPKSRNGNEINLTGLRFDETLPVREKVILADELQGPNAHEYEAVGFKEVSCIVQKTSAYEIVITKRQVVKHKASKQLITAPQPDRIFDSSVADVSFIVGLLVNKFLYHLPLYRQHQQLSAAGITLSRATLTNLTKRGIELLRPIVIEQLISVLDSNTLAMDETPIKVTRQPGVGNKPGKMKQAYFWPVYGDKDEVVFTFSQSRGMKHIQDLLDHVWQGTLLTDGYAAYSRYEAKSPDITHAQCWVHMRRQLLKAEREETDAVTHALNLIAALYKQESHIQQKSWTGEKKQDYRAQHSKPLVDQFFAFCEEQSQRADLLPDDSWMKALNYTLKRKRQLMVFLENPDVAMDTNHLEREIRPIPMGKKNWLFCWTELGAEHVGILQSLISTCKLHDIDPNNYLTDVLQRVSQHPAKDTADLIPRRWKQLFADNPLKSPLL, from the coding sequence ATGAACGACGCCACTTATCGACCTATTTTACCCTTTAAAAACACCGATTTGCTTCACACGAATGAGGTCGAAAAGCTGCGCGCTGAAGTTGAGGCGATGTCTTCGAGAATCCGCCAATACGAAGCCGAAGTGTGGGCGCTGAAACGTGAGTTGTTCGGGCCGAAAAGTGAACGTCGAGGCTTGCTCACGCCAGATCAACAAGCCCTTGCCGACATCGTTGGCCCCATGTCAGTAGAGCCCGCATTAGTAGAAGAGGTCACCTCATCTGTGCCGGTTAAATCTGAGCCCAGCACCGCTCGAGGCAAAGCCCCCAAATCCCGTAACGGCAATGAAATCAACCTCACCGGACTGCGTTTTGACGAAACCCTCCCCGTTCGTGAAAAGGTGATTCTAGCGGACGAACTGCAAGGCCCCAATGCGCACGAATACGAAGCCGTGGGCTTCAAAGAAGTCAGCTGCATCGTACAAAAAACCAGTGCTTACGAAATCGTGATTACCAAGCGCCAAGTGGTCAAACACAAAGCCAGCAAACAGCTTATTACCGCGCCACAGCCGGATAGAATTTTTGACAGCTCTGTCGCGGATGTCAGCTTTATCGTTGGCTTACTGGTCAACAAGTTCCTTTATCATTTACCGCTTTATCGTCAACACCAACAACTGAGTGCCGCTGGCATCACCCTCAGTCGTGCGACGCTGACAAACCTCACTAAACGCGGGATCGAACTGCTGCGACCCATCGTGATAGAGCAACTTATCAGTGTACTGGACAGCAACACACTGGCCATGGACGAAACGCCGATAAAGGTCACCCGACAGCCTGGGGTAGGCAATAAACCCGGCAAAATGAAACAAGCCTATTTTTGGCCCGTGTATGGTGACAAAGACGAAGTGGTGTTTACCTTCTCCCAAAGTCGCGGCATGAAACACATCCAAGACTTGTTGGATCATGTTTGGCAAGGCACCTTGCTGACCGATGGCTATGCGGCGTATAGCCGCTACGAAGCCAAATCGCCAGACATCACCCATGCCCAGTGCTGGGTGCACATGCGTCGTCAGCTACTAAAAGCTGAAAGAGAAGAAACCGACGCCGTCACACACGCTCTGAACCTGATCGCCGCCTTGTACAAACAGGAAAGCCATATCCAACAGAAAAGCTGGACGGGTGAGAAAAAACAAGACTACCGAGCGCAACACAGCAAGCCCTTAGTGGATCAATTTTTTGCCTTCTGCGAAGAGCAAAGTCAACGGGCCGACCTGCTGCCAGACGATAGCTGGATGAAAGCGCTGAACTATACCCTAAAGCGCAAACGCCAACTGATGGTCTTCTTAGAAAATCCCGATGTCGCCATGGACACTAACCACCTAGAGCGAGAGATAAGACCCATTCCAATGGGTAAGAAAAACTGGCTCTTCTGTTGGACAGAACTGGGCGCCGAACACGTTGGCATCCTCCAAAGCCTAATCAGCACCTGCAAGCTGCACGACATCGACCCTAACAACTACCTGACAGATGTCTTGCAACGAGTCAGCCAACACCCAGCAAAAGACACCGCTGACTTGATCCCAAGGCGATGGAAGCAACTGTTTGCAGACAACCCGTTGAAATCGCCATTGCTGTGA
- the tnpC gene encoding IS66 family transposase, with product MKIRSEDLPNDIDSLKAKLLEQALLLDEKDSLLGKKDILLAQWQSKYQLILEQWRLAQQKQFGKSSEVSPGQGELFDESAIEAAEALTDAEPETQTISYTRAKPKRKPLPKDLPREIVVLDAAESDKVCSCCQGALHCIGEDRSEKLEFIPAQLKVIETVRPKYACRECEKTGTQNAIKQAAMPPSIIPKGIATPSLLSQIITGKFQYSLPLYRQETLFKQYGIELSRRTMSDWMKKCADALEPLYERLHQELLKQSVIQADETTLNVIKEARSKCYMWVYCTGNDAPDKHNPIPNIVLYDYQPTRSGQCAVDFLQGFDGYLNVDGYQAYESTQATLAGCWAHARRKFIEAEKGMPKGKSGKATIAISYIKKLYAIETLAQQADNAEAAFKIRQEQVPEVLANYKAWLEKSAQQVPPKSLLGKAIQYNLNQWDKLSVYLTDWRINIDNNRAERAIKPFVIGRKNWLFANTGSGAKSSAMLYSIIETAKANGLIPYDYLVRLFEELPRRKENDDMDDLLPWNIRLT from the coding sequence ATGAAAATACGCTCAGAAGACTTACCCAATGACATTGACTCGCTTAAGGCCAAATTGCTTGAGCAAGCTTTGCTATTGGATGAAAAAGACAGTCTTCTGGGTAAAAAGGATATTCTGCTTGCCCAATGGCAATCCAAGTATCAGCTTATTTTGGAACAGTGGCGTTTGGCGCAGCAAAAGCAGTTTGGCAAAAGCTCGGAAGTCTCGCCCGGCCAAGGAGAGTTGTTTGATGAAAGTGCGATTGAGGCAGCAGAGGCATTAACCGATGCCGAGCCTGAAACGCAAACCATCTCTTACACTCGTGCCAAGCCTAAGCGCAAACCCTTGCCCAAAGACCTGCCGCGCGAAATCGTTGTGCTGGACGCTGCCGAGTCTGATAAAGTCTGTTCCTGCTGCCAAGGGGCGCTTCATTGTATTGGTGAAGACCGTTCTGAAAAGTTAGAGTTTATCCCAGCCCAACTCAAGGTCATCGAAACAGTCCGCCCTAAATACGCGTGCCGTGAGTGTGAAAAGACAGGCACGCAGAACGCCATCAAACAAGCGGCTATGCCACCGAGTATTATCCCAAAAGGCATCGCCACACCGAGTTTGCTGAGTCAGATTATCACCGGTAAATTCCAATACAGCTTACCGCTCTATCGACAAGAAACCTTATTTAAACAATACGGTATTGAGTTAAGCCGACGAACCATGTCAGATTGGATGAAAAAATGTGCTGATGCCTTAGAGCCGCTTTATGAACGGCTACATCAAGAATTACTGAAACAGTCCGTCATCCAAGCCGATGAAACCACGCTTAATGTGATTAAAGAAGCTCGTTCAAAATGCTACATGTGGGTGTATTGCACTGGCAATGATGCCCCAGACAAACACAACCCGATCCCGAATATTGTCTTATACGATTACCAACCGACTCGAAGTGGGCAATGCGCCGTTGATTTTTTACAAGGCTTCGATGGCTATCTCAATGTGGATGGTTATCAAGCGTACGAATCGACCCAAGCCACGCTGGCAGGCTGCTGGGCACACGCACGTCGAAAATTCATTGAAGCCGAAAAAGGCATGCCAAAGGGCAAATCAGGAAAAGCGACCATCGCCATCAGCTACATCAAAAAACTGTACGCCATCGAAACGCTGGCCCAACAGGCCGACAATGCAGAAGCCGCATTTAAAATCCGTCAGGAACAAGTCCCCGAAGTCTTAGCGAACTACAAAGCATGGCTTGAAAAATCGGCTCAACAGGTGCCACCTAAATCCTTATTAGGCAAAGCCATCCAATACAATCTCAATCAATGGGACAAACTCAGTGTTTACTTGACTGATTGGCGCATCAACATCGACAACAATCGTGCTGAACGCGCCATTAAACCCTTCGTTATTGGACGTAAAAATTGGTTGTTTGCTAACACAGGAAGTGGCGCAAAATCCAGTGCCATGCTTTACAGCATCATCGAAACAGCGAAAGCCAATGGGCTTATCCCGTATGATTACTTAGTCAGATTGTTTGAAGAACTGCCGAGAAGAAAGGAAAATGATGACATGGACGATTTATTGCCGTGGAATATCAGGCTAACTTAA
- the tnpB gene encoding IS66 family insertion sequence element accessory protein TnpB (TnpB, as the term is used for proteins encoded by IS66 family insertion elements, is considered an accessory protein, since TnpC, encoded by a neighboring gene, is a DDE family transposase.), which yields MFTASSQLNVTLICGPTDMRKAIDGLCNIVAYNLEKEPCSEQLFVFCGRARDKIKILQWSNNGFWLHYKRLEKGHFQWPGIDDELLSLQVSSRQLNWLLDGLPIHSSQAHPHLTYRYHDE from the coding sequence ATGTTTACCGCGTCATCTCAACTCAACGTCACCCTTATTTGTGGCCCTACCGATATGCGAAAAGCCATTGATGGACTCTGTAATATTGTCGCCTACAATCTTGAAAAAGAGCCTTGTAGCGAACAATTGTTTGTCTTCTGTGGACGAGCACGTGACAAGATCAAAATCCTGCAATGGTCAAACAATGGTTTTTGGTTACATTACAAACGATTGGAAAAAGGCCACTTCCAATGGCCGGGGATTGATGATGAACTCTTGTCCCTTCAGGTTTCCTCCAGACAACTCAATTGGTTGCTGGACGGCCTACCGATTCATTCTTCACAAGCTCATCCGCATTTAACCTACCGATATCATGACGAATAG
- the tnpB gene encoding IS66 family insertion sequence element accessory protein TnpB (TnpB, as the term is used for proteins encoded by IS66 family insertion elements, is considered an accessory protein, since TnpC, encoded by a neighboring gene, is a DDE family transposase.), whose amino-acid sequence MPDPSAKIWLYTQPTDMRKSYCGLLGLIKQHLKENPLVGYFVFINRRKTQMKILYFETSGYCIWCKRLSQGQFNYAPSENNKHALSTLELQHVLAGIKVEKYRQFKRYKRPS is encoded by the coding sequence ATGCCGGATCCCAGCGCCAAAATCTGGTTGTATACCCAACCTACCGATATGCGTAAGTCTTATTGTGGTTTGTTAGGGCTAATCAAACAACACCTTAAGGAGAATCCACTTGTCGGGTATTTTGTGTTCATTAACCGTCGCAAAACTCAGATGAAAATCCTCTATTTTGAAACCTCTGGCTACTGCATTTGGTGCAAACGACTGTCTCAGGGGCAGTTCAACTATGCGCCATCAGAAAACAATAAACATGCCCTCAGTACACTGGAATTACAACATGTGTTGGCGGGCATAAAAGTCGAAAAATATCGTCAATTTAAGCGCTACAAACGCCCATCTTAA
- the tnpA gene encoding IS66 family insertion sequence element accessory protein TnpA, translating to MTKPYTRRSSSEWQQIIDDQAESGLSAPQYCKQHQVSYASFSKWRQYFSGGKTSPEASHSNFINLSQMSALSDSHSGRWNITLCLGDGVELRLSRD from the coding sequence ATGACTAAGCCTTATACCCGTCGTTCTTCTTCTGAATGGCAACAAATCATTGATGATCAAGCCGAGTCGGGTTTATCAGCCCCTCAATACTGTAAACAGCATCAAGTGAGTTACGCCAGTTTTAGTAAATGGCGTCAGTATTTTTCTGGGGGTAAAACTTCGCCTGAGGCTAGTCACTCAAACTTCATTAATTTAAGTCAGATGTCCGCTCTTTCAGACTCTCATTCTGGACGTTGGAACATTACCTTGTGTTTAGGCGATGGTGTTGAACTTCGACTGAGTCGTGACTGA
- the tnpB gene encoding IS66 family insertion sequence element accessory protein TnpB (TnpB, as the term is used for proteins encoded by IS66 family insertion elements, is considered an accessory protein, since TnpC, encoded by a neighboring gene, is a DDE family transposase.), with amino-acid sequence MKPRYLRPALNLPQIFLYRDPVDFRKQAHGLAVIIEQELGHNPFSGALYAFTNRHRNKIKCVMWEDNGFVLYYKGLAEEKFKWPKASDELVSLTGEQINWLLDGYDLGVMKGHKTLHYEALS; translated from the coding sequence ATGAAGCCGCGTTATTTACGTCCCGCTTTAAATTTGCCACAGATCTTTTTGTATCGAGACCCCGTGGATTTTCGAAAACAGGCCCATGGGTTGGCGGTGATCATTGAACAAGAGCTAGGGCACAATCCGTTTTCGGGCGCGTTGTATGCTTTTACCAATCGGCATCGTAATAAAATCAAGTGTGTGATGTGGGAAGACAATGGCTTCGTGCTCTACTACAAAGGCCTTGCTGAGGAAAAGTTTAAATGGCCCAAAGCCTCAGACGAGTTGGTGTCACTCACCGGCGAACAGATTAATTGGCTGTTGGATGGCTACGATCTTGGCGTAATGAAAGGCCATAAAACCTTGCATTATGAGGCACTTAGCTGA